The following proteins are encoded in a genomic region of Thermodesulfobacteriota bacterium:
- a CDS encoding Hpt domain-containing protein gives MEQDIFRAEAEELLDDLEAALLELEARPDDRELVNRVFRALHTVKGSGKMFGFDAIAAFVHQVETVYDAVRDGRLTVDGELISRTLAARDVVRRLLRDEDVPEASQEAILAGFSARLTATASRPAAPSSRAELARPAEIAAGVGS, from the coding sequence GTGGAGCAGGATATCTTCAGGGCCGAGGCCGAGGAGCTCCTGGACGATCTGGAGGCGGCCCTTCTCGAGCTGGAGGCGCGACCGGACGACCGGGAGCTGGTGAACCGGGTCTTCCGGGCCCTGCACACCGTGAAGGGCTCGGGCAAGATGTTCGGCTTCGACGCTATTGCCGCCTTCGTGCACCAGGTGGAGACGGTCTACGATGCGGTACGGGATGGCCGGCTGACCGTGGACGGCGAGCTGATCAGCCGTACCCTGGCCGCCCGGGACGTGGTGCGGCGGCTGCTCCGGGACGAGGACGTGCCGGAGGCCAGCCAGGAGGCGATCTTGGCCGGCTTTTCGGCGCGGCTGACGGCCACCGCCTCCCGGCCGGCAGCGCCGTCATCCCGGGCGGAGCTGGCCCGGCCGGCCGAAATCGCCGCCGGGGTGGGGTCGTAG
- a CDS encoding sigma-54 dependent transcriptional regulator, giving the protein MAKTLVVDDDDLIRAAITAKLTRLGHQAAGAATVAEAEALAAAGDFDVVFLDVILPDGNGLDLLPRLRQAPSCPEVIIVTGQGTYDGAALAIESGAWDYVEKPMVIQDMVLPLARALQYRQERQRAQEAAQALKRQEIIGDSPGIRACLGQLAQAAQSDVSVLITGETGTGKELFARAIHANSRRAGGTFVVVDCAALPETLVESTLFGHEKGAFTGADRSHRGLVSQADGGTLFLDEVAELPLGVQKIFLRVLQEQRFLPVGGSREQASDFRLVAATNQDLAAMAAAATFRQDLLFRLQSFSIRLPPLRERPGDIAALSRHFIDRLCRRYGHEPKEISPEALGALAAHDWPGNVRELYQTLDQAFAAAFHCPTLHHTDLPIHLRLKRLPSSLRQQALGPAIHHRPRAGSPLPPWSSYREALEKDYLEQALAACAWNITAACRMSGLSRARFYQLLSKHHLSR; this is encoded by the coding sequence ATGGCCAAGACCCTGGTCGTCGATGATGATGACCTCATCCGCGCCGCCATCACCGCCAAGCTCACCCGGCTGGGGCACCAGGCGGCCGGCGCGGCCACCGTGGCCGAGGCCGAGGCCCTGGCCGCGGCCGGTGATTTCGACGTGGTCTTCCTGGACGTCATCCTGCCGGATGGCAACGGCCTCGACCTCCTGCCCCGGCTCCGCCAGGCGCCTTCCTGTCCCGAGGTGATCATCGTCACCGGCCAGGGCACCTATGACGGCGCGGCGCTGGCCATCGAGAGCGGTGCCTGGGATTATGTCGAAAAGCCCATGGTCATCCAGGACATGGTTCTGCCGCTGGCCCGGGCCCTCCAGTACCGGCAGGAGCGGCAGCGGGCCCAGGAGGCAGCCCAGGCCCTGAAGCGCCAGGAGATCATCGGCGACAGCCCCGGCATCCGCGCCTGCCTGGGGCAGCTGGCCCAGGCCGCGCAAAGCGACGTCAGTGTGCTCATCACCGGTGAGACCGGCACCGGCAAGGAGCTCTTCGCCCGGGCCATCCATGCCAACTCCCGGCGCGCCGGCGGCACCTTCGTGGTGGTGGACTGCGCCGCCCTGCCGGAGACCCTGGTGGAGAGCACCCTGTTCGGCCATGAGAAGGGCGCCTTCACCGGCGCCGACCGCAGCCACCGGGGCCTCGTCAGCCAGGCCGACGGCGGCACCCTGTTCCTGGATGAGGTGGCGGAGCTGCCCCTGGGGGTGCAGAAGATCTTTCTCCGGGTCCTCCAGGAGCAGCGCTTCCTGCCGGTGGGTGGCAGCCGCGAGCAGGCATCCGACTTCCGGCTGGTGGCCGCCACCAACCAGGATCTGGCTGCCATGGCCGCGGCGGCGACCTTCCGCCAGGATCTCCTCTTCCGCCTCCAGTCCTTCTCGATCCGGCTGCCACCGTTGCGGGAGCGGCCCGGGGATATCGCCGCCCTGAGCCGGCATTTCATCGACCGCCTCTGCCGCCGTTACGGCCACGAGCCCAAGGAGATCAGCCCCGAGGCCCTGGGGGCGCTTGCCGCCCACGACTGGCCGGGAAACGTGCGGGAGCTCTACCAGACCCTGGATCAGGCCTTTGCCGCCGCCTTCCACTGCCCCACGTTGCACCATACCGATCTGCCCATCCATCTGCGCCTCAAGCGCCTGCCCTCCTCCTTGCGGCAACAGGCCCTGGGGCCTGCCATCCACCACCGCCCCCGGGCCGGCAGTCCGTTGCCCCCCTGGAGCTCCTACCGGGAGGCGCTGGAAAAGGACTACCTGGAGCAGGCGCTGGCGGCCTGCGCCTGGAACATCACCGCCGCCTGCCGGATGAGTGGCCTGTCCCGGGCCCGCTTCTACCAGCTTCTCAGCAAGCACCACCTGTCCCGCTGA